The following coding sequences are from one Paenibacillus stellifer window:
- a CDS encoding FeoA family protein, translating into MTRTGIPLSEATRGSLLRISGMSVQGVMRRRLLDLGFVPGNTVEVLRRSPLGDPTAYRVSNTTIALRREESSLIYGEPIGGDAK; encoded by the coding sequence ATGACCAGGACCGGTATCCCGTTATCGGAAGCCACCAGAGGAAGCCTTCTGCGGATCAGCGGTATGAGCGTGCAGGGCGTCATGAGACGGAGGCTGCTCGATCTCGGTTTTGTCCCCGGCAATACGGTGGAAGTGCTGCGCCGAAGTCCGCTGGGAGATCCCACCGCTTATCGTGTAAGCAATACGACGATCGCGCTTCGGCGGGAGGAAAGCTCGCTCATCTACGGAGAACCGATTGGAGGAGATGCGAAATGA